The nucleotide sequence CCAGTTGGGAATTGATGTGGAATCTCTGGCTCCGGTTCCTGGTCTGCAATCTTGGATGGCCGATCGCGCAGTCATGACTGACCTTATTTAGCAGCACCTGCAAAGAGCAAAAGACCGGATGAAGAAGCAAGCAGATAAAGGCCGGTCTGAGCGTTCATTCGTTGTGGGCGACATGGTTTACCTCAAGCTTCAACCTTATGTGTAGTCCTCCTTGGTCCATCGTTCAAACAACAAGCTCTACTTTTGTTTctttgggccatacaagatcatCGCTAAGTTCGGTTCAGTGGCATACAAGCTGGAGCTACCACCGAGCGCCATTCACCGGTGTTTCATGTCTCACAACTGAAGCTATCGTCGGGATCCCAGCAGGTATCCGCCGCCCTGTCTACTGACTTACTGCCATTTTAGGTTCTTGTTCGTGTGCTTCATCGCCGCTGGTCATCTGTTGATCAGCCTGTGGAGCAAGGCTTGATCCAGTGGTCTTAATTGCCACCCGAGCTCGTGACCTAGGAGCCCCTGACCACGCTGCGCCAGCAGTTCCCACGCGCGCCGGCCTGGGGACATGCTGGCTCCAAAGGGAAGGGGAATGTCAGCAACCTGAACCACTCCGACTCTGAAGAAGCGGCTCCATCAAGCTCGCCGTCCGGCTTGcccgctgctcctcctcctactcggCCCAAGAGAGTCCGCAGGCCCAACCCACTCTACAACGGCCTAGACTAGAAGGCTTAGTCTGCTATATGTACTGCGAGTGAGAGTGAGTTGAGGGCATGATGAAAATTGTAACAGATATTCAGTTTTAATTCAAGTACTCCTACCGTATCTtctcctgttcttcttcttccccccTCCCCAAGCATCCTTCCCTCACAAAACCCCACATTCCATATTCGTGTTGTGTTTGATAATCTATAGAAAACATGAAAAGTTACAAGAAAACATTAGGTTCAAGAAAAACCACTATGAGCTGTGGCTGGTTCACATTTGTTTGTCCATGTAACCACTTGACAGGTGCTTCAAGTGTAATGGTTGATGAAGTCCAGTTCCAATCTAGGACGCTCCTCTCGTGCTCGTGATGAATGACGACGGCATTTACATGTGCAGTACAGCGAGGCCAAAATTCACTCACATGCCACGAGCTTGGCAGGCCATGCTGCCGAGCAGAGATGAGGTCCCCAGCAACAGTGACAACTCGCTGTTCCTTTATGTCTGAAAGCTCTTGCAGCGTCAAACTGCCAATCTGCCATGGTCCATGGAGCAAGGAAGTCAAACGTCCTGGTGgatttctaggctgataagttcGGCTgatgctagtttgttgtgagaaaaaaatattattaactGATTGATAAGCACTAgctaaaaccaaccagcgaatatgTTGAAAATCCGTTGACAGATCGGATGACGCTTTCACCTTCTGGGAAGACGGGAATATTAATCTTTCTAGTACATTTGTTGCTCTGGTGGACGAGGTCCTCATAACAAGTTGAAGCCTAGCCAAACCCAAATATACGCAAGCAACTTTTTTTTTAAGAATAAAAAAAAAACCCACGCAAGAAATTTACAAAGCAACCATGGGGCGTTGCAAACGCCGTGCCACTGGGCGTGGTTGCTGCTGCTGGGCTTGGCGCTACGTTTGGCGTCGCGTAGTCGCGTGGCACTGGCATCGAAGGCCGCGATCCACGAAGTCAAACGGGAGCTGCACGTCTGCTGCAGCGTGCCACCGCCCCCACCTACAGCGGCCACGGGGTCCGTGTTTCCCATGGGCACCGAGACCTGTGAAAGTTCAGCGGCCGAAAGCGACGCGCACCGCCCCCGCTTCCACTCGACCACTCCCACCCGGAAAACGAAGCCAAAAAAGCCACGctctcgccaccgccgccgctttcGCTTCCGCGGCCACCGTCCCTTCCCTCCCTCGCAGGCTCCCACGCCCATCTCCGCCGTCACCACTGGCCCCGTCGCCGCCACTGTCAACTCAGCGGAGCAGCTCTCCTCCTCAAACTCTCGCGGTGTCTCGCTTGCTTACCTTCCTCCGCTCCGCTGCAATCCCACTCCTGATCCGGGCTCCACCCGGAAGTGCCCACGCATTTTGGTCTCTAGTGCTTGGAGCCTTCTCGGCTGCACCAAATTTGGCCTTTTTAGGCGGGTGGGGAGCTCCGATCTTTTCAGCTACAGCTTTTATTTTCCTGTTTCTTGGTTGGGTTTCTGCCACAGATTTGCTCATCTTGGGCTGGGACGATTACCGCTGAGCCGTCCTCCCCATATACTGATCAGATGAGTTGTGGGTGTCTCCTCCCAATCCGAGATTGCAGGAGATGGTTGTAGCAGTAGCTTCGTCCCAATCCTCCTCCCCGCCCCTGTCACCTTACCCGTCTTCGTCCAGCCTCCGTGGCTTCATCAGGGACGCCCCGCCTTACAGCGCCCAGACCCCGCCGCAGGTGCAGAGGGCTGGtgtcggtggtggtggcggcggcggcggcaatgggAAGATCAGCCCTGCGGTGCTGTTCATCATAGTGATCCTTGCGGTTATCTTCTTCATTTCCGGGCTGCTCCACCTCCTTGTGAGGATACTGATGAAGAAGCAGCACGGCCGTGGTGCCGCCATGGGGGAGGCTGCACCATCGCCGCACCGGACAGGCGCGAGGGACGCGGCAATGGACCGGCAGCTGCAGCAGCTGTTCCATCTGCACGACTCTGGGCTCGACCAGGCGTTCATCGATGCGCTGCCCGTGTTCGCGTACCGTGAAATTATCGGTGGCAACAAAGAGCCGTTCGACTGTGCGGTGTGCTTGTGTGAATTTGATGGGGAGGACAGGCTCAGGCTGTTGCCGGTGTGTGGGCATGCCTTCCATCTGCAGTGTATAGATACATGGCTGCTGTCCAACTCGACATGCCCGCTTTGCCGTGGCACACTCTTTGTCCCCGGGATGACTATAGATAACATGCTGTTTGATGATTTTGATGAGAGGTTGGAAGAGGAGCCTCTACCGGAGGAGTGTGAGGATGGACACCAAGTTTCCAGGCACAAACCCATGGATGAGGAGCAGCCAGTGGCCGAGAAGAGGGTGTTTCCAGTAAGGCTTGGGAAGTTCAAGAATGTTGGGAATCAGGGTGCCATCGGTGGTGTGGTTGGCAATGGCAATGAAGCTGGTATAGTGAGTAGGGAGGCAGGGGagagtagcagtagcagcttgGATGCAAGGAGATGCTTCTCCATGGGCACTTACCAGTATGTTCTTGGGGCTTCTGAACTTCGAGTGGCTCTCCAGACAGGTCATGGCAGAAACGGTGCAAGCAGCATGTTTAAAGGAAGAGTTGCTGGCTTAAGTTCTGTCAATGCTGACATTATGGATGGCAAGAGGATTTGTGCTAGGAGCAAAGGCGAGAGCTTCTCTGTGTCGAAGATTTGGCAGTGGTCTAGTGTGAAGGGCAAGCTGCCAGCTCCTCCAGACACTTGTTCAGATACTGGGAGCCTACCATGGATGAAAAGAAACGCTGCTGGAGATAAGTCTAATATGTGACTCTGTGTATAGTCCTTTTTTTTCTGCCTGATGTTGGCTGCTAAGTTGCTTAGCTCTAGCTATTTCATCTGATTTAGGGTGTTTCAACAATCATTCATCAAGGGATAATTTTTGACAGGCTTGCTATATTGCACATAGTTTGTGATTGTTCACAATGGTGTAGTCTATATTCCTGTGTTGTTGGTATTCCAGGAATTCCATTCAGAAGCCTATCATCACTATGAAGTATCAATTTATACTCTATTTGTGTTATCGATTCTACAATTTCCTACTTGAATGTAAGTATGTAACTATCAAATATGAGACAATATTAGTATTAGCCTACAATGTGATATATGTCTAGACCATTGCAGTTATTAATCTGCAACTTCCTTAATAAACTTTCTATTAGTTATTACAGTAGCATTTTCAAGGTCTGAATGAACTTGACCATGGtagccctttttttttttttttgcaaactgtGTAGAAGTATTATTATGGTTATAAGTTGTTAGAAGGATGGCACATACATTGGTAGTTTGCGAGGCATCCTTCTCGAAAACATACATTTCTGAACAAGGAGTCTTCCTTAACACAAACTGCTAGAACAAGAAGAGGAGTTGGTATGACAAATGACATGTAGTTGAAGAAGTAAAATGGAGTTCTGTGACATCATTGTTTAAATTCTGTGGGGGTGCTAGGGTGGGTGGGGGAGGGTGAACCTTTAAGCTTGTTATCTTCTATAAACTGTGGCCGGACTGTAAAAATTGTATATTATTTACTACTTACTGATGTGATAAGTAATATGCTTTTGACCTGTGACTTCACGTCCAAATTACCTCCTCTTTTTTGCTTTCTCGCCTTTAAGCATTCGTATCTTAACTTCTAGAGCAACCTCTCTTTCAATAATCTCCTATTGCTCACATGGAGGAACGACAGTTTATTTTTTTATTCATATAACAACGCATGATACTTTTCTTTGTCCCTGCACAGTCCCAGATGATTGATACGGAAGTCCTTTCTACTTCACCGCAACAAATGTGAATTATTTAAGATATGATGGCAGTAACTGTCTAAGATTGCAGTAACAGTTAAGATTGCGATTTGGTTTTGCCCATGCCATTGTGAATTTTGAAAACCATCTGAAATAACATTTGAGTGATGGGCTCGGTTTGATTAAttttcttgtcaaacttagcatAGATGTTGCTATTATACTGTCTTTTTTTTTAACGTAATGGCAGGAGctttgcctttcaattaagaaggGTAAAGAGGTTTATGTACATAGCAAGAGGGGCATTGCCCCCACTAGGATTACATGATGCCTCCCGAGATATTGCCCCCTCCCCAAGCTAAAGCCCTCTTTCTTTGCTTGATATCCTCTTTTACCCTTAATGCCACTTGCATactgtcttttttttttatcaTTGCTATTATACTGCTCTTGCTTTTGTTACATTTTAACAATTATTATTGTATTAGTCTGTCCATCTGGTCAATGCAGCATGCCTGCAAGTGTTGGTGCATCGACTCAAGATTGCGCTACCTTTTTGCTTATCGCACCAGGTGGTGGTGACTAGGTTTCTAAGTGGATGGCAGCTTTGTCCTCATACAATATTAGTATTCTAATGCACTAAGTAGTACCGATAGCTGATAGAAGGTCCGTAGTAGCATGGAAGCTTGTATGATGCCTATCACATTATAATCTTTGGCTTATTTAATCATAGCCAAAGGAAGAAGTGCCAGCCATCACATACCTGCACTAAGCAACAGGCATTATCGACAGGATTCCAGCATATTGCTTGAGTGATCTTAGCTAGGAAATCATTGGTTTGCAAATGATTTTCTGTCCTACCTGATAGTAATACACAGCTCATGCAATCATTAGGAAGATGCTAATCTGGCAGCATTATTGTTGACATCATTGTTGAGGTTGCTGCTATTTGATCTCATATCAGATACTGTGATGCCTGGTTTGAGATTGGTTCCTTGGAAAGGCATCATATTCTGGGCCAATTCTCGCAGGCTTCCGTTGTTCTTCAAAGACCCAACCTGCTAGCACAGCAAACTGCTTCTTTGCAATTTGTTTTTGAATAAACTGAAGCTTCTTTTTGTAGCTGGTATGATGGAGTTTCTTCAGATGTATCTTCTCCTTGTACAGCACTGAATTGAGACACCAGGATAAAACTTCAAGGGCTGGTTCCATGCATGATTGAGATGGGCAGAGCATGGCATGAAATGAAAGCAACAGATGTGGGTCATGCTCATGAAGGAGATAGGAGGATCACTACTACATACACTGAGACCATGATCAGCCTATATGATATTGTTCTTTTGTCTTGATGACTTAAAATCCAGGAGGTCATCAGATGGGTAGGATTGGTTGTCTGGCCTTTACTAGCTGGCATTCGATCCACCATCCATCACGGCATGAAGTGTGTATGGTATCAGTTGCAACCTATACCCACCAAGGAGTGTCTGATAGAGGAGCTTGTGGAGCTTTGGGCTGGATGGGCATGGCAGCATCAATCAGTATTGTCAGGGACTCCATACTTTAGTCCGTGATACTCTGAATCCCAAGGCTGTGGCATGATCCCCGTGATCATGCACAGTAATGAAGGCCGTGCTTGACCATCTAATCACGCAGCCTAAGAGTCAAAGTTACCGTTGACAGTTTGACACCAGCGCTATAAAAGCGATTGGCCGTTCACGTGGAAGGCAAGATTATGACGAGACCTGATGTCGAAGACGACGACTTGTTCATCAGTAGCAGGTGGATTCGGGGAGGTGCTCCGGTGCTGGGAACACGCGCTCGACGAAACCGCGGGTGGCCTGCCGTGTACTTGTTGGACCAGAAACCAAGAAGTTCACGGCCGCAGCAAAGCGTCCAGAAGAACGCCTCCCTGCAAGGTTTTCCCATCCGTGCGTCGCAATCAGTCCCAGCTGGCAACACGGCAAGCTTTCGCACCTAGAATTAGAATTCGAATTGTTTTGCTTGCTCTAGCTAATCATGCAAGTTTCCGGCCCAACTCCTCCATCTTGGAAGGAAACAATGCCTAACTGGCGCGATCacgacatttcaaaaaaaaattgcagtAATTTGTGCACTTCATTTCAATTGTTGGGACAAAATTGGGACAGGATGAACGGATTCATTACAGCAGCAGTAAAACGACAATGAATGTAATAGCAATCTCATTTTTACAGTGGCTAACCAATCAATCAACTGAACGGACGCAGGGGAGGAAGGAATTGTTTGTAGCAGCGATCTCGCTCACCGTTCACACGCGCACGCCCGCGGAATCGTCGAATCTATCCATCCAATCCAAGATGAAAGGGACACCTTTTTTTCTGAGATAGTTTCAACATCCTTCTTTGACCAATCATTCAGCGTTCCTCCTCTGCTCCGATCCGATGACCGATGGGGCAAGTCCACGGGGGGCGGTCAGGTCAGGCCCGGCCGGCTCCGTCGtggggcggcagcggcggcgggttGAAGAGCGGCGGCGCGTCGCGGCCGCCGAGGTCCATGGACGACTTGGCGGAGGCCGGCGGGGCGACGAAGCGCGCGGAGAAGTCGCGGTAGCCGGTGTAGTCGCCCTCGGGGCTGGCGCCGTGGCCCTCGTCGAAGTTGAGCGCGTAGCTGAGCGCGTCGTAGTTGAGCTTGCGGCCGCCGAAGTGGTGGTGCGGCCGCGTGGGCGGGCCGCTGCGGCCGAACCGCCGGATGAAGGTCTTCCACTGCGGGCCGGCCACCAGCTCCGACCACTCGCGCACCTTGAGCACCGCGTCCACCGCGCGCTGCCACCAGgtctcctccgccgccgcggcgccgccgccgacccGCTGGTGGGAGGAGGAGGCGGGCCAGGGGAAGCAGCAGCACCGGCGGCCCCGGCGCGCGAAGAAGGCCGCCTCCGCCTCGTCCATGCCCGCGGCGTCGGTATCCATCGCCCGCCGGAGTGTCGTGCGGCGCGGGCCCGGAAAATCCTCCCCTCCTGCGTTGGCTGGCTCAGGGGGGCCGCGGCGCGCGGCGGCTGGAGAGTTTTCGGGTGGATCTTTTTGGGGGCTCTTCTTGGCCTCTTGGGCTGTGCCGTGTGCGGACGTGGGGTGGTTTTTATCGGGAGGTGGTTTCCACGCGGCCGCGAGAGGAGTCAACGGTTGGCGCGGCTCGCTGACGTGGGCCGGGAGCCGCGGGCCCGGGGCCTCGCAACGTTCGCAAACCCGTTGCGCTTACTTTTTCTCTCCAGATTCTTATAACGGATCGTGCAGGCAAAACATGGCATCGTCGGTCATGGATGGGTACTTGGATTTAGCCCTATATAAACTTCTGAAAATAAATTGCAGGAGCCCTTCAGGgggaaaaatatatatatgcgAGTTGGCCCATCATAAAAAGTTAATTAAAAACATATAAATTCACACCATATTATCGTTCTCGCTGATGTGATGTGATTATCTGAAGATGCCAGCTGGTTCTGTGTACTACTAATATTCCTGCATTTACACGACCACATGTGGAGGCAGCAATGCTTGGCCGTAATCGACCGTGCGTCCGTGCGCCCGTGCGCCGTGCAGGAGCCTCGGCGTGGGGCGGAGTGCCGGAGTGGATTGGAAGGACAGCGCGGGCACAGATCGGCGACGAAGCTGGCGGTTGCGCGGCTCGCGTCAGTACAGGTGCAATTGTTGTCGCCGGGCTCGACGTGCCATTTGCATTTTGTGATCCCTGCCCTGCTGATGCCCGGACGTGCCAACTGGCGTCATCGCATGCAGCTACGCGACGCCTGGCGCCGACGTTTGCACACTAC is from Miscanthus floridulus cultivar M001 chromosome 7, ASM1932011v1, whole genome shotgun sequence and encodes:
- the LOC136464478 gene encoding RING-H2 finger protein ATL46-like, with the translated sequence MVVAVASSQSSSPPLSPYPSSSSLRGFIRDAPPYSAQTPPQVQRAGVGGGGGGGGNGKISPAVLFIIVILAVIFFISGLLHLLVRILMKKQHGRGAAMGEAAPSPHRTGARDAAMDRQLQQLFHLHDSGLDQAFIDALPVFAYREIIGGNKEPFDCAVCLCEFDGEDRLRLLPVCGHAFHLQCIDTWLLSNSTCPLCRGTLFVPGMTIDNMLFDDFDERLEEEPLPEECEDGHQVSRHKPMDEEQPVAEKRVFPVRLGKFKNVGNQGAIGGVVGNGNEAGIVSREAGESSSSSLDARRCFSMGTYQYVLGASELRVALQTGHGRNGASSMFKGRVAGLSSVNADIMDGKRICARSKGESFSVSKIWQWSSVKGKLPAPPDTCSDTGSLPWMKRNAAGDKSNM
- the LOC136464479 gene encoding uncharacterized protein, with translation MDTDAAGMDEAEAAFFARRGRRCCCFPWPASSSHQRVGGGAAAAEETWWQRAVDAVLKVREWSELVAGPQWKTFIRRFGRSGPPTRPHHHFGGRKLNYDALSYALNFDEGHGASPEGDYTGYRDFSARFVAPPASAKSSMDLGGRDAPPLFNPPPLPPHDGAGRA